The following coding sequences lie in one Streptomyces xiamenensis genomic window:
- a CDS encoding TetR/AcrR family transcriptional regulator, with protein sequence MARVSQEHLDARRRQIVEGAARCFARDGFHATSMQDVLKETGLSAGAVYRYFPSKDAIIVALALEVLERVGGSFSRAAAAEPPVQPGDVLADTLEEVLQTLDVPPSLIIQVWAETLRNPELAAVLHRGINAVIASWTAIAQNYQRQGLMRDDVPAEHVARTVAACVQGFLIQRALLAPDLRPDVLRDGLRGLTSLTLD encoded by the coding sequence GTGGCCCGTGTCTCGCAGGAACATCTCGATGCCCGCCGCCGGCAGATCGTGGAGGGCGCCGCGCGCTGCTTCGCGCGCGACGGCTTCCACGCCACGTCCATGCAGGACGTGCTCAAGGAGACCGGCCTGTCCGCCGGAGCGGTCTACCGCTACTTCCCCTCCAAGGACGCCATCATCGTCGCCCTCGCCCTGGAGGTTCTGGAACGGGTCGGCGGCTCCTTCTCCCGCGCCGCGGCCGCCGAGCCGCCCGTCCAGCCCGGGGACGTGCTGGCCGACACCCTGGAGGAGGTGCTCCAGACCCTCGACGTACCCCCCTCGCTGATCATCCAGGTGTGGGCGGAGACCCTGCGCAACCCCGAACTCGCCGCCGTCCTGCACCGGGGCATCAACGCGGTGATCGCCTCCTGGACCGCCATCGCCCAGAACTACCAGCGCCAGGGGCTCATGCGCGACGACGTCCCCGCCGAGCACGTCGCCCGTACCGTCGCCGCCTGTGTGCAGGGGTTCTTGATCCAGCGCGCGCTGCTCGCGCCCGATCTGCGGCCGGACGTACTGCGCGACGGTCTTCGGGGCCTGACCTCATTGACCCTAGACTGA
- a CDS encoding pyridoxamine 5'-phosphate oxidase family protein: MTSTRKEPLTSLDVRYSSPGARAMPWAEAWTMLERAELYWLSTVRPDHAPHVTPVLAVTHAGALYFTTGEQERKGRNLAANPACVLTTGCNSLTGGTDLVVEGRAERITGDALLQAVADAFLAKYGPDWHLTVRDGFLVLPGGGASGTEAGEGPRAAAFEVRPATAFGFRKGVYGQTRWRF; encoded by the coding sequence ATGACCAGCACCCGCAAAGAGCCGCTGACCTCGCTCGATGTCCGCTACAGCAGCCCGGGGGCGCGCGCCATGCCCTGGGCCGAGGCCTGGACCATGCTGGAGCGCGCCGAGCTCTACTGGCTCTCGACCGTACGGCCGGACCACGCCCCGCACGTCACCCCGGTGCTGGCCGTCACCCACGCCGGGGCGCTGTACTTCACCACCGGGGAGCAGGAGCGCAAGGGCCGCAACCTCGCCGCCAACCCCGCCTGCGTGCTGACCACCGGGTGCAACTCCCTGACCGGGGGCACCGATCTGGTGGTCGAGGGACGGGCCGAACGGATCACCGGCGATGCCCTGCTCCAGGCCGTCGCGGACGCCTTCCTCGCCAAGTACGGTCCGGACTGGCACCTCACCGTGCGGGACGGGTTCCTGGTGCTGCCGGGCGGGGGCGCCTCCGGGACGGAGGCCGGGGAGGGGCCGCGGGCGGCGGCGTTCGAGGTGCGCCCGGCCACCGCCTTCGGCTTCCGCAAGGGCGTCTACGGTCAGACCCGCTGGCGCTTTTGA
- a CDS encoding LCP family protein, with product MAGSHRSKNAPTRRKRGTDGSAGGGKRGKRVLLWTAGVLAFLILAGAGGVYWIYQKLNGNITSATIDDKLGEDRPEDLSPGAKTILVAGSDTREGMDEYGAVEGMRSDTLMILHIAENREWATVVSIPRDSWVEIPSCDMGDGVMTEPHHAKINESYALGGINGDAGGAAACTIRTLEQNTGLRIENFVSLDFLGFKDMVDALGGVDMCLDEPIDDVKAHVTLEAGCQTLNGEDALGFVRVRYSVGDGSDIGRIERQQDFMNALAEKAQSKLTSPTSLYGFMDAVTKSLTTDPELASLDALYNLATELQGVPADKLTFITVPNYPRELDVPTDKANVVWDYPATEMLFTSLAKDEEITKEQLEQAAESAPSPSEVRVRVLNGTGTTGQAAEVADRLRNLGFQVVSTGNADPAETTTISYPEGLEGHADVLGSRVPGAETRQTTDDLPGVLTLTIGADFDGVRG from the coding sequence GTGGCCGGCTCACATCGCTCGAAGAACGCGCCGACGCGACGCAAGCGCGGCACGGACGGCTCGGCGGGCGGGGGCAAGCGCGGCAAACGCGTGCTGCTGTGGACCGCGGGGGTCCTGGCCTTCCTCATCCTGGCCGGCGCCGGCGGCGTGTACTGGATATATCAGAAGCTCAACGGCAACATCACCTCCGCGACCATCGACGACAAGCTCGGCGAGGACCGCCCCGAGGACCTCAGCCCCGGCGCCAAGACCATCCTGGTGGCCGGCTCGGACACCCGTGAGGGCATGGACGAGTACGGCGCGGTCGAGGGGATGCGCTCGGACACCCTGATGATTCTGCACATCGCGGAGAACCGGGAGTGGGCCACCGTGGTGTCCATCCCGCGCGACTCCTGGGTGGAGATCCCCTCCTGCGACATGGGCGACGGGGTGATGACCGAGCCGCACCACGCCAAGATCAACGAGTCGTACGCGCTCGGCGGCATCAACGGCGACGCGGGCGGCGCGGCGGCCTGCACCATCCGCACCCTGGAGCAGAACACCGGGCTGCGCATCGAGAACTTCGTCTCCCTCGACTTCCTCGGCTTCAAGGACATGGTGGACGCCCTGGGCGGCGTGGACATGTGCCTGGACGAGCCGATCGACGACGTGAAGGCGCACGTCACCCTGGAGGCCGGCTGCCAGACGCTGAACGGCGAGGACGCGCTCGGCTTCGTCCGGGTCCGCTACAGCGTCGGCGACGGCAGCGACATCGGCCGCATCGAGCGCCAGCAGGACTTCATGAACGCGCTGGCCGAGAAGGCGCAGTCCAAGCTCACCAGCCCCACCTCGCTGTACGGGTTCATGGACGCGGTCACCAAGTCGCTGACCACCGACCCCGAGCTGGCCAGCCTGGACGCGCTGTACAACCTGGCCACTGAGCTCCAGGGCGTGCCGGCCGACAAGCTGACCTTCATCACGGTCCCCAACTACCCGCGTGAGCTGGACGTCCCCACCGACAAGGCCAATGTGGTGTGGGACTACCCGGCCACCGAGATGCTGTTCACCTCGCTCGCCAAGGACGAGGAGATCACCAAGGAGCAGCTGGAGCAGGCCGCCGAGTCCGCGCCGTCCCCGTCCGAGGTACGGGTGCGGGTGCTGAACGGCACCGGCACCACGGGACAGGCCGCCGAGGTCGCCGACCGGCTGCGGAACCTGGGCTTCCAGGTGGTCTCCACCGGCAACGCCGACCCGGCCGAGACCACCACCATCAGCTACCCGGAGGGCCTGGAGGGCCACGCGGACGTCCTGGGCTCGCGGGTGCCGGGGGCCGAGACCCGGCAGACCACCGACGATCTGCCCGGCGTGCTCACCCTGACCATCGGCGCCGACTTCGACGGCGTCCGGGGCTGA
- a CDS encoding exodeoxyribonuclease III, whose protein sequence is MHTVTTVNVNGLRAAATKGYREWLAATEADVVCLQEVRAEEKQLPQEVREPAGWHAYWAPAAAKGRAGVALLTRREPDAVRTGFGVAEFQDSGRYLEADLPGLTVASLYLPSGEVGTERQAEKERFMAAFLPYLVGLRERAAAQGREVLVCGDWNIAHQEADLKNWRANRKNSGFLPEERAWLTRVFAAEGGYTDVVRALHPEQEGPYSWWSYRGRAFDNDAGWRIDLLAATGGLAGRCVKAYVERAATHGERWSDHAPVTAVFEGLPG, encoded by the coding sequence GTGCACACCGTCACCACGGTCAACGTCAACGGCCTGCGGGCCGCCGCCACCAAGGGCTACCGGGAGTGGCTGGCCGCCACCGAGGCGGACGTGGTGTGCCTCCAGGAGGTGCGCGCCGAGGAGAAGCAGCTGCCCCAGGAGGTACGGGAGCCGGCCGGCTGGCACGCGTACTGGGCACCGGCCGCCGCCAAGGGCCGGGCGGGCGTGGCCCTGCTCACCCGGCGCGAGCCGGACGCCGTGCGCACCGGGTTCGGGGTCGCGGAGTTCCAGGACTCGGGGCGCTATCTGGAGGCCGACCTGCCGGGCCTGACCGTCGCCAGCCTCTACCTGCCCTCCGGCGAGGTGGGCACCGAGCGGCAGGCGGAGAAGGAGCGCTTCATGGCGGCCTTCCTGCCGTATCTGGTCGGGCTGCGCGAGCGTGCCGCCGCGCAGGGGCGCGAGGTGCTGGTGTGCGGCGACTGGAACATCGCCCACCAGGAGGCCGACCTGAAGAACTGGCGCGCCAACCGGAAGAACTCCGGCTTCCTCCCGGAGGAACGCGCCTGGCTGACCCGGGTGTTCGCGGCCGAGGGCGGCTACACCGATGTGGTGCGCGCGCTGCACCCCGAGCAGGAGGGCCCCTACTCCTGGTGGTCCTACCGGGGCCGGGCGTTCGACAACGACGCGGGCTGGCGGATCGATCTGCTGGCGGCCACCGGGGGCCTGGCCGGGCGGTGCGTCAAGGCGTACGTGGAGCGGGCGGCGACGCACGGGGAGCGCTGGTCGGACCACGCCCCGGTGACGGCGGTCTTCGAGGGCCTGCCGGGCTGA
- a CDS encoding ArsR/SmtB family transcription factor, which yields MVGTTAGPAGGRDGDPSPELLTEAAAAFGLLASTARLHIVWALAEGESDVSGLAERVGGTLPAVSQHLAKLKLAGLVRSRREGRRVVYLVDDPDVVTVVRLMVGQLADRTAGRSAVPPAPRRAHGLGI from the coding sequence GTGGTGGGCACAACGGCGGGGCCGGCGGGCGGGCGTGACGGCGACCCGTCACCCGAACTGCTGACGGAAGCCGCCGCCGCCTTCGGGCTGCTGGCCTCCACCGCCCGGCTGCACATCGTGTGGGCGCTCGCCGAGGGCGAGAGCGATGTCAGCGGTCTCGCCGAACGCGTCGGCGGCACCCTGCCGGCCGTCAGCCAGCACCTCGCCAAGCTCAAACTCGCCGGTCTGGTCAGATCCCGGCGCGAGGGCCGCCGCGTCGTCTACCTCGTGGACGACCCCGATGTGGTCACCGTCGTACGGCTGATGGTCGGCCAGCTCGCCGACCGCACCGCGGGCCGCTCCGCGGTGCCCCCGGCGCCCCGGCGCGCGCATGGCCTGGGGATCTGA
- a CDS encoding ABC transporter permease, translating to MTSTIERAGGSPAPSADPPDPPPASPARTDRLTRWGRELRGQRTLLLLALPGIAYFLVFHYAALFGNVIAFKDFVPFQGLWESPWVGLDNFQRMFEDAAFWQAAWNTLAIAVLQLVFFFPLPLALALLLHSLARGGVRKLIQSVVYLPHFLSWVIVVALFQQLLGPTGMFGGNVAFVTDVLANPDAFKPLMVVQIIWKDCGWGTIIFLAALSQVNQDLYESAALDGAGPRRRFWHVTLPAIRPIVILLLIMRLGDILTVGFEQILLQRDAVGPEAGEVLDTFVYYQGVLGADWGYSAAAGLFKGVVGAVLVFSANKIAHRLGEQGVYK from the coding sequence ATGACGAGCACCATCGAGCGGGCCGGCGGTTCCCCCGCCCCGTCCGCCGACCCGCCCGACCCGCCGCCCGCCTCCCCCGCGCGGACGGACCGCCTCACCCGATGGGGCAGGGAACTGCGCGGCCAGCGCACCCTGTTACTGCTCGCGCTCCCCGGCATCGCGTACTTCCTGGTCTTCCACTACGCCGCGCTGTTCGGCAATGTCATCGCCTTCAAGGACTTCGTGCCCTTCCAGGGCCTGTGGGAGAGCCCCTGGGTCGGCCTGGACAACTTCCAGCGGATGTTCGAGGACGCCGCCTTCTGGCAGGCCGCCTGGAACACCCTGGCCATCGCCGTGCTCCAACTGGTGTTCTTCTTCCCGCTGCCGCTCGCCCTGGCGCTGCTGCTGCACAGCCTGGCGCGCGGCGGCGTCCGCAAGCTGATCCAGTCGGTCGTCTACCTGCCGCACTTCCTGTCCTGGGTCATCGTGGTCGCGCTGTTCCAGCAACTGCTCGGTCCGACGGGGATGTTCGGCGGCAACGTCGCCTTCGTGACCGATGTGCTCGCCAACCCCGACGCGTTCAAGCCGCTGATGGTCGTCCAGATCATCTGGAAGGACTGCGGCTGGGGCACGATCATCTTCCTGGCCGCGCTCAGCCAGGTGAACCAGGACCTGTACGAGTCGGCCGCCCTCGACGGGGCGGGCCCGCGCCGCCGCTTCTGGCACGTCACGCTGCCCGCGATCCGGCCCATCGTCATCCTGCTGCTCATCATGCGGCTCGGCGACATCCTCACCGTCGGCTTCGAACAGATCCTGCTGCAACGCGACGCGGTGGGCCCCGAGGCCGGCGAGGTGCTGGACACCTTCGTCTACTACCAGGGCGTACTCGGCGCCGACTGGGGCTACTCGGCGGCGGCCGGTCTCTTCAAGGGCGTCGTCGGCGCGGTGCTCGTCTTCAGCGCCAACAAGATCGCACACCGGCTGGGCGAGCAGGGGGTATACAAGTGA
- a CDS encoding ABC transporter permease: protein MPSQTRKLITVLVALPLAITFILWAFAWPVARTAPHDLPLGVAGPAEATAPVVAGLDARGGAFEVHTYPDAEAATAAIGNRDVYGALVLGPRGAELLTASAASPSVAQLLEQVAAQGLPEGTELTVTDVVPTPAGDPRGAVFGVSVLPMAMAGIALGALVTLLRLRGRYAIAALIGTAALVGVAGALIGHSWLGAMAGNWWTVAASLGLMALAGGATVAGLAALLGPRGIGAGAVLLMMLGNPWSGATSAPEMLPSPVGTLGQLLPTGSGATLLRDVAFFDGAGAAYPLAVLMTWTVAGLAAVAVVHHRRRRGGPVAEAPPVSPAPAMAR from the coding sequence ATGCCATCCCAGACCCGGAAGCTGATCACCGTCCTGGTGGCGCTGCCGCTCGCCATCACCTTCATCCTGTGGGCCTTCGCCTGGCCGGTGGCCAGGACCGCCCCTCACGACCTGCCGCTGGGCGTGGCCGGCCCCGCCGAGGCGACGGCCCCCGTGGTGGCCGGGCTCGACGCGCGCGGCGGCGCGTTCGAGGTGCACACCTATCCGGATGCGGAGGCCGCCACCGCCGCGATCGGGAACCGCGACGTCTACGGCGCGCTGGTGCTCGGCCCGCGGGGCGCCGAACTGCTGACCGCGTCCGCCGCGAGCCCTTCCGTCGCCCAGCTGCTGGAGCAGGTCGCCGCCCAGGGGCTGCCCGAGGGCACCGAGCTCACCGTGACCGATGTCGTACCGACCCCGGCCGGCGATCCGCGCGGCGCCGTTTTCGGGGTGAGCGTGCTGCCGATGGCGATGGCGGGCATCGCCCTGGGCGCGCTGGTCACCCTGCTGCGGCTGCGCGGCCGGTACGCGATCGCGGCGCTGATCGGCACGGCGGCCCTGGTGGGGGTGGCCGGCGCACTGATCGGCCACAGCTGGCTGGGCGCGATGGCCGGGAACTGGTGGACGGTGGCCGCCTCGCTGGGGCTGATGGCGCTGGCGGGCGGGGCGACGGTGGCCGGGCTGGCGGCGCTGCTGGGGCCGCGCGGCATCGGGGCCGGCGCGGTGCTGCTGATGATGCTGGGCAACCCGTGGTCGGGTGCCACCTCGGCGCCGGAGATGCTGCCGAGCCCGGTCGGGACGCTGGGTCAGCTGCTGCCCACCGGCTCGGGGGCGACCCTGCTGCGCGACGTCGCGTTCTTCGACGGCGCGGGGGCGGCGTACCCACTGGCGGTGCTCATGACCTGGACGGTGGCCGGGCTGGCCGCGGTGGCCGTGGTGCACCACCGCCGCCGGCGGGGCGGCCCGGTGGCGGAGGCTCCGCCCGTCTCCCCGGCCCCGGCGATGGCGCGCTGA
- a CDS encoding GNAT family N-acetyltransferase, translating to MKLVTARFDHPDARKLNDRVQAEYAERYEDEGDLTPLAPEMFDPPAGLYVLAYDDGGVPIGTGGWRSHDETSLGEGYALGDAEIKRMYIVPEARGHGFSRLILAHLEETARAAGRRRMVLETGTKQPEAIQLYESSGYALVPEGGKFGYYRFHTSSRCYTKPLA from the coding sequence ATGAAGCTCGTCACCGCCCGCTTTGATCACCCCGACGCCCGGAAGCTCAACGACCGGGTGCAGGCGGAGTACGCGGAACGCTACGAGGACGAGGGTGACCTCACCCCGCTCGCCCCCGAGATGTTCGACCCGCCCGCCGGCCTGTACGTCCTGGCGTACGACGACGGCGGGGTCCCCATCGGCACCGGCGGCTGGCGCTCCCACGACGAGACCTCGCTCGGCGAGGGGTACGCGCTGGGCGACGCGGAGATCAAGCGGATGTACATCGTCCCCGAGGCCCGCGGGCACGGCTTCTCCCGGCTGATCCTGGCCCATCTGGAGGAGACCGCCCGCGCCGCCGGCCGGCGGCGGATGGTGCTGGAGACCGGCACCAAGCAGCCCGAGGCGATCCAGCTGTACGAGTCCAGCGGCTACGCCCTGGTGCCGGAGGGCGGCAAGTTCGGCTACTACCGCTTCCACACCAGCAGCCGCTGCTACACCAAGCCGCTCGCCTGA
- a CDS encoding carbohydrate ABC transporter permease, translating to MEKPHPLTQVGKAVSLVIICALILVPILVVFSTSLASPAEVTENGGWVLFPTEPTLQAYQDILSGGTITRSLAVSVGITVVGTAVSLFGTITLAYVLSREHFSLRKPLLLMVLFTFLFPPGMLPGYLVVKGLGLLDSYWALILPVAINVFNLVIMRGFFQGLPQELYDAARIDGAGELTVLLRIVLPLSKAVIAVIGLFYAVGYWNSFFSAILYLNDSSKWPLQAVLQTVVTKGANLGGNTTDALSDSGAVAAPQTYQMATVVVAVIPILIIYPFIQKYFTKGVLTGAIKS from the coding sequence ATGGAGAAGCCGCACCCGCTCACCCAGGTGGGCAAGGCGGTCTCCCTCGTCATCATCTGCGCGCTGATCCTCGTGCCGATCCTGGTGGTGTTCTCCACCTCGCTCGCCTCACCGGCCGAGGTGACGGAGAACGGCGGCTGGGTCCTCTTCCCCACCGAACCGACGCTCCAGGCCTACCAGGACATCCTCTCCGGCGGCACCATCACCCGCTCGCTCGCGGTGAGCGTGGGCATCACGGTGGTCGGCACGGCGGTCAGCCTGTTCGGGACCATCACCCTGGCCTACGTGCTCTCCCGCGAGCACTTCAGCCTGCGCAAACCGCTGCTGCTGATGGTGCTGTTCACCTTTCTCTTCCCGCCCGGGATGCTCCCCGGCTACCTGGTCGTGAAGGGCCTGGGGCTGCTCGACTCGTACTGGGCGCTGATCCTGCCGGTGGCCATCAACGTCTTCAACCTGGTCATCATGCGCGGCTTCTTCCAGGGACTGCCGCAGGAGCTGTACGACGCCGCCCGCATCGACGGGGCCGGCGAACTCACCGTGCTGCTGCGGATCGTGCTGCCGCTGTCCAAGGCGGTCATCGCGGTGATCGGCCTCTTCTACGCGGTCGGCTACTGGAACAGCTTCTTCTCCGCGATCCTCTACCTCAACGACTCCTCGAAGTGGCCACTCCAGGCGGTGCTCCAGACGGTGGTCACCAAGGGCGCCAACCTGGGCGGCAACACCACCGACGCGCTCTCCGACTCCGGCGCGGTCGCGGCGCCGCAGACGTACCAGATGGCCACGGTCGTCGTCGCGGTGATCCCGATCCTGATCATCTACCCCTTCATCCAGAAGTACTTCACCAAGGGCGTGCTGACCGGCGCCATCAAGAGCTGA
- the mgtA gene encoding magnesium-translocating P-type ATPase, translated as MAWGSEASARPAAPPQLTAARPDTTDPAVLSRLTTLEVLRALETSPRGLDEPRAQRLLERYGENTPPTAHPPGRLRRFARSLRDPFSAVLLVLGVVSAAVSAWATAAVITVLVVISCVLRSAGEHRAERAAAGLRELVAATATVRRRPAPGAEPRVRELPVDQLVPGDVVLLGPGDVVPADVRLLRATGLTVHQPALTGESAPVTRNARDTPDAPPSGDLPGQRHLCLQGGSVATGSGTGVVVATGAGTFWARQSRPVPRRTTGGTVFHQALGGVSWTLIRLMLCAAALVLAAHTVLRGPALDTVPLAVAVAVALTPEMLPVVVNVSLARGAVRLAREHAVMVRRLPALHDLGAMEVLCTDKTGTLTRDRPVLHSALDPWGRPDPEVLGWAAVNAHWTLHLAELPAPDPLDEAILRAGGPGDPDPGDPCGRLTGLAALPFDPVRRRATAVVREPDHPGTHTVVVKGAVEEVLPCCTRLRTEAGGERALDEARRLEVLALAERQASAGLRLLAVAMARRPGRTVPAGLTPDSAERELTLLGFVALRDELAPGAAEALSALARQGIAVKVLTGDHPATAARACRDLGLDPGPPGTVVTGAHTETLDDAELAELAATRTVFARCTPAHKARVVEVLRAAGRPTGFLGDGVNDLPALHAADVGICPLGAADVTRAGADVVLAGKDLTAIGRAVTCGRDTTRNITTYLRVVLSSNLGNVIAMMVAGLLLPFLPMLPLQVLVQNLCFDAAQLAFAFDRAEPRAGARDGPTVLRPRAFTAFVLRFGALNAAADLGTFAALGWLLSLPSAAGLDTHAVFHAGWFTENLLTQALVIWLLRPGSARRMPPPLVAAVAGLTAIGLLLPLSPLAPALGLTATLPGAYYPLLGVVLVVYAGALGFIRARYRGAISIL; from the coding sequence ATGGCCTGGGGATCTGAGGCGTCCGCGCGCCCCGCCGCGCCCCCGCAGCTCACCGCCGCCCGCCCGGACACCACCGATCCGGCCGTACTGAGCCGGCTGACCACCCTGGAAGTGCTGCGCGCGCTGGAGACCTCACCGCGCGGCCTGGACGAGCCCCGGGCCCAGCGGCTCCTGGAACGCTACGGCGAGAACACGCCTCCCACCGCCCACCCGCCCGGCCGGCTCCGCCGCTTCGCCCGCAGCCTGCGCGACCCGTTCAGCGCCGTCCTGCTCGTCCTGGGCGTGGTGTCCGCGGCCGTCTCCGCCTGGGCCACCGCCGCCGTCATCACCGTGCTGGTGGTCATCAGCTGCGTCCTGCGCTCCGCCGGCGAACACCGGGCCGAACGCGCCGCCGCCGGGCTGCGCGAACTGGTCGCCGCCACCGCGACCGTACGGCGCCGCCCCGCCCCCGGCGCGGAGCCGCGGGTGCGCGAGCTGCCGGTCGACCAGCTGGTGCCGGGCGATGTGGTGCTGCTGGGGCCCGGGGACGTGGTGCCCGCCGATGTCCGGCTGCTGCGCGCCACCGGGCTGACCGTGCACCAGCCCGCGCTCACCGGCGAGTCCGCCCCCGTCACCAGGAACGCGCGGGACACCCCCGACGCCCCGCCCTCCGGGGACCTCCCCGGGCAGCGGCACCTGTGCCTGCAGGGCGGCAGCGTGGCCACCGGCAGCGGTACGGGGGTGGTGGTCGCCACCGGCGCGGGCACGTTCTGGGCCCGGCAGTCCCGCCCGGTCCCGCGCCGGACCACCGGCGGCACCGTCTTCCACCAGGCTCTGGGCGGCGTCTCGTGGACCCTGATCCGGCTGATGCTGTGCGCCGCCGCGCTGGTGCTGGCCGCGCACACCGTGCTGCGCGGCCCGGCCCTGGACACCGTGCCGCTCGCGGTGGCCGTCGCCGTGGCCCTCACCCCCGAGATGCTGCCGGTGGTGGTGAACGTGTCGCTGGCCAGGGGCGCGGTGCGGCTCGCCCGGGAGCACGCGGTGATGGTCCGCCGGCTGCCCGCCCTGCACGACCTGGGCGCCATGGAGGTGCTGTGCACCGACAAGACCGGCACCCTCACCCGGGACCGGCCCGTGCTGCACAGCGCGCTCGACCCCTGGGGCCGGCCCGACCCCGAGGTGCTGGGCTGGGCGGCCGTCAACGCCCACTGGACGCTGCACCTGGCGGAGTTGCCCGCCCCCGACCCGCTGGACGAGGCCATCCTGCGGGCGGGCGGCCCCGGTGACCCCGACCCCGGCGATCCGTGCGGCCGGCTGACCGGCCTCGCCGCGCTGCCGTTCGACCCGGTACGCCGCCGGGCCACCGCCGTCGTCCGCGAGCCCGACCACCCCGGTACGCACACGGTGGTGGTGAAGGGCGCCGTGGAGGAGGTGCTGCCCTGCTGCACGCGCCTGCGTACGGAAGCGGGTGGGGAGCGCGCGCTGGACGAGGCGCGCCGGCTGGAGGTGCTGGCGCTCGCCGAGCGGCAGGCATCCGCCGGGCTGCGGCTGCTGGCCGTCGCCATGGCCCGCCGCCCCGGCCGGACCGTACCCGCCGGCCTCACCCCCGACTCCGCCGAACGCGAGCTGACCCTGCTGGGCTTCGTCGCCCTGCGCGACGAACTCGCGCCCGGAGCCGCCGAGGCGCTGTCCGCCCTCGCCCGCCAGGGGATAGCCGTCAAGGTGCTCACCGGCGACCACCCGGCCACCGCCGCCCGCGCCTGCCGTGACCTGGGCCTGGACCCGGGGCCGCCCGGCACGGTGGTCACCGGGGCGCACACCGAGACCCTCGACGACGCCGAGCTGGCCGAGCTGGCCGCCACCCGTACCGTTTTCGCCCGCTGCACGCCCGCCCACAAGGCCCGGGTCGTGGAGGTGCTGCGCGCGGCGGGGCGCCCCACCGGGTTCCTGGGCGACGGCGTCAACGACCTGCCCGCGCTGCACGCCGCCGATGTCGGCATCTGCCCGCTGGGCGCCGCCGACGTCACCCGGGCCGGGGCGGACGTGGTGCTGGCCGGCAAGGACCTCACCGCGATCGGTCGCGCGGTGACCTGCGGCCGGGACACCACCCGCAACATCACCACCTATCTGCGGGTGGTGCTCTCCTCCAATCTCGGCAACGTCATCGCGATGATGGTCGCCGGACTGCTGCTGCCCTTCCTGCCGATGCTGCCGCTCCAGGTACTGGTCCAGAACCTGTGCTTCGACGCCGCCCAGCTCGCGTTCGCCTTCGACCGGGCCGAGCCCCGGGCCGGGGCCCGCGATGGCCCCACCGTCCTGCGCCCGCGCGCCTTCACCGCGTTCGTGCTGCGCTTCGGCGCCCTCAACGCCGCCGCCGACCTGGGGACCTTCGCCGCGCTCGGCTGGCTGCTGAGTCTGCCCTCGGCGGCCGGCCTGGACACGCACGCGGTCTTCCACGCCGGCTGGTTCACCGAGAACCTGCTCACCCAGGCGCTGGTGATCTGGCTGCTGCGGCCGGGCTCCGCGCGCCGGATGCCGCCGCCCCTCGTGGCGGCGGTGGCGGGGCTCACCGCGATCGGGCTGCTGCTGCCGCTGTCGCCGCTCGCGCCCGCCCTGGGGCTGACCGCCACCCTGCCCGGCGCGTACTATCCGCTGCTGGGGGTGGTGCTCGTGGTGTACGCCGGAGCGCTGGGCTTCATCAGGGCGCGTTACCGGGGCGCCATTTCCATACTTTAG